From a single Photobacterium gaetbulicola Gung47 genomic region:
- a CDS encoding putative MutT/nudix family protein (COG0494) yields the protein MAKTGSKQTGPGQFSAGDVEILAQEPLYQGFFSMVKYRFRHRLFAGGWSEPLDREMFERGHAAAMLPYDPATDRVVLVEQFRVGAMAADCSPWQLEIVAGIIEPGEQAQDVVRRESVEEAGVDVGQLHKITRYLSSSGGCSETLDIFVGEVDSTSAQGIHGLAEEGEDIKVHVVSREEAYQWVESGKIENAASIIALQWLQLNYTRLQAAS from the coding sequence ATGGCAAAAACAGGTAGTAAGCAAACCGGACCGGGACAGTTTTCTGCCGGTGATGTGGAAATTCTTGCCCAGGAGCCATTGTATCAAGGCTTTTTCAGTATGGTGAAATACCGTTTTCGTCATCGCCTGTTTGCGGGGGGCTGGAGTGAGCCTCTGGACCGCGAGATGTTCGAACGTGGCCATGCTGCAGCCATGTTGCCTTATGATCCGGCCACCGATCGGGTGGTGCTGGTCGAGCAGTTCCGGGTTGGCGCGATGGCGGCAGATTGCTCGCCATGGCAGCTGGAGATTGTGGCCGGCATTATCGAGCCTGGCGAACAAGCCCAAGATGTGGTGCGCCGTGAGTCGGTGGAAGAGGCTGGCGTTGACGTCGGCCAGTTACATAAGATTACCCGCTATCTGTCGAGCTCCGGCGGTTGTTCGGAAACCTTGGATATTTTTGTCGGTGAGGTGGACAGCACGTCGGCGCAAGGCATCCATGGCCTGGCAGAGGAAGGCGAAGATATAAAAGTGCATGTGGTTTCTCGAGAAGAGGCATACCAGTGGGTGGAATCTGGTAAAATTGAGAATGCAGCCTCAATCATTGCCCTACAATGGTTGCAATTGAACTACACTCGGTTGCAAGCGGCCTCTTAG
- a CDS encoding hypothetical protein (COG3151), whose protein sequence is MRLYETNYAKLLPLLPKSDQVGDHCIYCVSEQEYHLTITESTRYTTVVEIHLKAEESLPDYLIPKMTIRLYHDARVAEVCSAQQTSRLQPRYDYPNMRMHQKDEKHQVNRFLGDWLAYCLKNGISRQSVC, encoded by the coding sequence ATGCGATTGTACGAAACCAACTATGCGAAGTTGCTCCCATTGCTACCAAAAAGCGATCAGGTAGGGGACCATTGCATTTATTGTGTTTCGGAACAGGAATATCATCTGACCATTACTGAGTCGACCCGTTATACCACGGTGGTTGAAATACATCTCAAGGCAGAGGAATCACTGCCTGATTACCTGATCCCAAAAATGACGATCAGGTTGTACCACGATGCTAGGGTCGCAGAAGTGTGTTCAGCTCAGCAGACTTCTCGTCTTCAGCCAAGGTATGATTACCCCAATATGCGAATGCATCAGAAAGATGAGAAGCATCAAGTTAACCGTTTTCTGGGAGACTGGTTGGCATACTGCCTAAAAAACGGGATCAGCAGACAGTCGGTTTGTTAA
- a CDS encoding DNA topoisomerase IV subunit B (COG0187) produces MTDQSYNAGAIEVLNGLEPVRRRPGMYTDTVRPNHLGQEVIDNSVDEALAGHARKVEVILHADQSLEVIDDGRGMPVDIHPEEGVSGVELILCKLHAGGKFSGKNYQFSGGLHGVGISVVNALSTRVEVTVKRDGQVYQIAFENGDKASELEVIGTCGRRAKGTSVHFWPDAKYFDSPKFSVSRLKSNLKAKAVLCPGLEIVFTDKTSDETFRWCYEDGLKDYLAEGVKGYTLLPEEPFTGVFSGQTEAADWALLWLPEGGELITESYVNLIPTAQGGTHVNGLRQGLLDAMREFCEFRNLLPRGVKLTADDIWDRCSYVLSVKMQDPQFAGQTKERLSSRQCAAFVSGVVKDAFSLWLNERPQIAEQLAEVCIANAHRRMRASKKVVRKKVASGPALPGKLADCSQQDLSRTELFLVEGDSAGGSAKQARDREFQAIMPLRGKILNTWEVSADQVLASQEVHDISVALGIDPDSDDLSGLRYGKICVLADADSDGLHIATLLCALFVRHFESLVRAGHVYIAMPPLYRIDLGKEVYYALDDAEKDGILDRLSNKRGKVNVQRFKGLGEMNPLQLRETTMDPNTRRLVQLTIDDDEQTNEMMDMLLGKKRAEDRRHWLQSKGDMAEV; encoded by the coding sequence ATGACAGATCAAAGCTATAACGCTGGAGCCATTGAGGTTCTAAATGGCCTTGAGCCAGTACGCCGCCGTCCGGGGATGTATACCGACACGGTACGGCCTAACCACCTAGGCCAGGAAGTCATCGATAACAGTGTCGATGAAGCCTTGGCAGGCCACGCCCGCAAGGTTGAGGTCATTCTTCATGCGGATCAGTCACTGGAGGTGATTGATGATGGCCGGGGGATGCCGGTAGATATCCACCCGGAAGAAGGGGTATCTGGGGTCGAGCTTATCCTGTGTAAGCTTCACGCCGGTGGTAAGTTCTCAGGTAAAAACTACCAGTTCTCGGGTGGTTTGCACGGGGTGGGGATCTCGGTGGTTAACGCCCTGTCGACCCGCGTCGAGGTCACGGTGAAACGTGATGGCCAGGTATACCAAATTGCTTTTGAAAATGGTGACAAGGCCAGCGAGCTTGAAGTGATCGGTACCTGTGGTCGTCGTGCCAAGGGGACCAGCGTCCACTTCTGGCCCGATGCCAAGTATTTCGACAGCCCGAAATTTTCTGTCTCCCGCCTGAAGAGCAACCTCAAGGCCAAAGCGGTGCTTTGTCCAGGGTTGGAAATCGTCTTTACCGATAAAACCAGCGATGAAACCTTCCGCTGGTGTTACGAAGATGGTTTGAAGGATTATCTGGCCGAAGGCGTCAAGGGTTATACCCTGTTACCGGAAGAGCCGTTTACCGGTGTGTTCAGTGGCCAGACTGAAGCTGCTGACTGGGCATTGCTATGGCTGCCGGAAGGCGGTGAGCTGATCACCGAAAGTTACGTCAACCTGATCCCGACCGCGCAAGGCGGTACCCATGTCAATGGCCTGCGCCAGGGCCTGCTGGATGCGATGCGCGAGTTCTGTGAATTCCGCAACCTGCTGCCGCGCGGCGTGAAGCTGACCGCTGATGATATCTGGGACCGCTGCTCGTACGTGTTGTCGGTCAAGATGCAGGATCCGCAGTTCGCCGGCCAGACCAAAGAACGCCTGTCATCGCGCCAGTGTGCCGCCTTTGTCTCCGGTGTGGTCAAAGATGCTTTCAGCCTGTGGCTGAACGAGCGTCCGCAAATTGCCGAGCAGTTGGCCGAAGTGTGTATTGCCAACGCTCACCGCCGGATGCGTGCCAGCAAGAAAGTGGTGCGTAAGAAGGTGGCTTCGGGCCCGGCACTTCCGGGTAAGCTGGCTGACTGTTCGCAACAGGACTTGTCGCGTACCGAACTGTTCCTGGTCGAAGGTGACTCGGCAGGGGGCTCGGCCAAGCAGGCCCGCGATCGTGAATTCCAGGCAATCATGCCGCTGCGCGGTAAAATCCTGAACACCTGGGAAGTGTCTGCCGATCAGGTACTGGCCTCGCAGGAAGTCCATGATATTTCGGTCGCGCTGGGCATTGACCCGGACAGCGACGATTTGAGCGGCTTGCGCTATGGCAAGATCTGCGTGCTGGCCGATGCAGACTCCGATGGTCTGCATATTGCCACTCTGCTGTGCGCCTTGTTTGTCCGTCACTTCGAGTCTTTGGTCCGTGCTGGCCATGTCTATATCGCCATGCCACCGCTGTACCGTATCGACCTGGGCAAGGAAGTTTACTATGCCCTGGATGATGCCGAGAAAGACGGCATTCTCGATCGCCTCAGCAATAAGCGCGGCAAGGTTAACGTCCAGCGCTTCAAAGGTCTGGGTGAGATGAACCCGCTTCAGTTGCGCGAAACCACCATGGATCCGAATACCCGCCGCCTGGTTCAGCTGACGATCGACGATGACGAGCAGACCAACGAGATGATGGATATGCTGCTGGGCAAAAAGCGAGCGGAAGACCGCCGCCACTGGCTGCAGAGCAAAGGCGATATGGCCGAAGTGTGA
- a CDS encoding esterase YqiA (COG3150): protein MKPLLLYIHGFNSSPKSLKATLMAEYCQRERPDIQVEIPQIPCYPADAARFIDERVQSLREQFRIGLVGSSLGGYVSTWLNDRYQLPAVLVNPAVKPYELLQDFLGEQENPYTGERYFLEAKHMDELRQMDVGKLRHPEQLWLLQQEGDEVLDYRQAVEKYSACRQTVEPEGDHSFVGFDRYPEQIIQFLGL, encoded by the coding sequence ATGAAGCCGTTGCTCTTGTATATCCACGGCTTTAACAGCTCACCGAAGTCGCTCAAGGCGACCTTGATGGCTGAGTATTGCCAGCGTGAACGGCCGGATATCCAGGTTGAGATCCCGCAGATCCCGTGTTATCCCGCAGATGCCGCCCGATTTATTGATGAACGGGTGCAATCATTGCGAGAGCAATTCCGGATAGGCTTGGTCGGCAGTTCGCTGGGAGGCTACGTATCCACCTGGCTTAACGACCGCTATCAATTGCCTGCCGTGCTGGTCAATCCTGCCGTCAAGCCGTATGAGCTGTTGCAAGACTTCTTGGGCGAGCAGGAAAATCCTTATACCGGGGAGCGCTATTTCCTCGAAGCCAAACATATGGATGAGCTGCGCCAAATGGATGTGGGCAAACTCCGCCACCCCGAGCAGTTGTGGCTGCTCCAGCAAGAAGGTGACGAAGTGCTGGATTACCGCCAGGCTGTCGAGAAATACTCGGCCTGCCGGCAAACGGTTGAGCCCGAAGGGGATCATAGTTTTGTCGGATTTGATCGTTATCCCGAACAAATCATTCAATTTCTGGGTCTGTAA
- a CDS encoding DNA topoisomerase IV subunit A (COG0188) has product MTDVSMDGVEQLPLRKFTEDAYLNYSMYVIMDRALPFIGDGLKPVQRRIIYAMSELGLSATAKYKKSARTVGDVLGKYHPHGDSACYEAMVLMAQPFSYRYPLVDGQGNWGAPDDPKSFAAMRYTESRLSRFSEVLLNELGQGTVDWGPNFDGTMKEPKMLPARLPHILLNGVTGIAVGMATDIPPHNAREVANAVVHLIENPKAELDEVMEFVQGPDYPTEAEIITSKNDLKKVYRTGRGSIKMRAVWHKESGDIVITALPHQVSGSKLLEQIASQMRAKKLPMVEDLRDESDHENPTRIVIVPRSNRVDSEQLMNHLFASTDLEKSFRVNLNMLGLDARPQVKGLVQILNEWLQFRRTTVRRRLQHRLDKVNARLHILEGLLAAYLNIDEVIEIIRTEDDPKAELMSRFDLTAIQADAILEIKLRQLAKLEEIKIRGEQDELSKERDHLEKLLGSERRLNTLIKKEILADAEKYGDDRRSPLVEREEAKALTERELIPSEAITVVLSEKGWIRHAKGHEVDPTSLSYKSGDGYQAHARGKSNQAAIFLGSDGRSYALESHTLPSARSQGEPITGRLNLTPGSQVRQVMMADDDQLWLMGSDAGYGFICKCSDMVSKNKNGKALLTVPENAAVMPPQCIADLENDEILAITNEGRMLLFPIKELPQLGKGKGNKIINIPAARSKAREEFLSQLVVLPQGSHLTLHAGKRKLGLKPTDLDNFRGERGRRGSMLPRGLQRVTRLEIDAPQAPEAE; this is encoded by the coding sequence ATGACTGATGTCTCAATGGATGGCGTTGAACAGCTTCCGCTACGGAAGTTTACCGAAGACGCCTACCTCAATTACTCCATGTACGTGATCATGGACCGTGCCTTGCCGTTTATCGGTGATGGCCTCAAGCCGGTACAGCGCCGTATCATCTATGCGATGTCTGAGCTGGGCCTGTCGGCAACCGCGAAATACAAGAAGTCGGCCCGTACCGTCGGTGACGTACTGGGTAAGTACCATCCGCACGGCGACTCCGCGTGTTACGAAGCCATGGTATTGATGGCGCAGCCGTTCTCCTACCGCTACCCGCTAGTTGACGGTCAGGGTAACTGGGGGGCGCCGGATGATCCGAAATCTTTCGCGGCGATGCGTTATACCGAATCGCGCCTATCGCGTTTCTCTGAGGTGCTGCTCAACGAGCTGGGCCAGGGTACGGTAGATTGGGGGCCGAACTTTGACGGCACCATGAAAGAGCCGAAGATGCTGCCAGCCCGCCTGCCGCATATCTTGCTTAACGGCGTTACCGGTATTGCCGTCGGTATGGCCACCGATATCCCGCCGCACAACGCCCGCGAAGTGGCCAATGCGGTTGTTCATCTGATTGAGAACCCGAAGGCCGAACTTGATGAGGTGATGGAATTCGTTCAGGGGCCGGATTACCCGACCGAAGCGGAGATCATCACGTCGAAAAACGACCTGAAGAAGGTCTATCGTACTGGCCGTGGCAGCATCAAGATGCGTGCGGTATGGCACAAGGAAAGCGGTGATATTGTGATCACGGCGCTGCCACACCAGGTGTCGGGCTCTAAGCTGCTTGAGCAGATTGCCAGCCAGATGCGTGCCAAGAAGCTGCCGATGGTGGAAGACTTGCGTGACGAGTCGGATCACGAGAACCCGACCCGTATCGTGATTGTACCGCGCTCTAACCGCGTGGACAGCGAGCAGCTGATGAACCATCTGTTTGCCTCGACCGATCTGGAAAAAAGCTTCCGCGTTAATCTCAACATGCTGGGCCTTGATGCCCGTCCGCAGGTTAAAGGCCTGGTGCAGATCCTTAACGAGTGGTTGCAGTTCCGTCGTACTACCGTACGCCGCCGTTTGCAGCACCGCTTGGACAAGGTCAATGCCCGCTTGCATATCCTTGAGGGTTTGCTGGCGGCTTACCTGAATATTGACGAAGTGATTGAGATCATCCGTACCGAAGATGATCCGAAAGCCGAATTGATGTCGCGCTTCGACCTGACAGCGATTCAGGCCGATGCGATTCTCGAAATCAAACTGCGTCAGCTGGCCAAACTGGAAGAGATCAAGATCCGCGGTGAGCAGGATGAGCTGTCGAAAGAGCGTGATCACCTTGAGAAACTGCTGGGCTCTGAGCGTCGCCTGAATACCCTGATCAAGAAAGAAATTTTGGCCGATGCCGAGAAGTACGGTGATGACCGCCGTTCGCCATTGGTTGAGCGTGAAGAAGCCAAGGCGTTGACCGAGCGTGAGCTGATCCCATCGGAAGCGATCACTGTGGTACTTTCCGAGAAAGGCTGGATCCGCCATGCCAAAGGCCATGAGGTTGATCCGACATCACTGAGCTACAAGTCGGGAGATGGCTACCAGGCCCATGCCCGCGGTAAGAGCAACCAGGCTGCGATTTTCCTTGGCTCGGATGGCCGCAGTTATGCACTTGAATCCCATACCTTGCCATCGGCACGAAGTCAGGGCGAGCCGATTACTGGTCGCTTGAATCTGACCCCGGGAAGCCAGGTCCGCCAGGTTATGATGGCTGATGATGACCAACTATGGCTGATGGGCTCGGATGCTGGCTACGGCTTCATCTGTAAGTGCAGCGATATGGTCTCGAAGAACAAGAACGGTAAGGCCTTGTTGACGGTACCGGAGAATGCTGCCGTGATGCCGCCGCAGTGCATTGCGGATCTGGAAAATGATGAGATCCTGGCCATTACCAATGAAGGTCGGATGTTGCTGTTCCCGATCAAAGAGCTGCCACAGCTGGGTAAAGGTAAGGGGAACAAGATCATCAATATCCCGGCTGCTCGCTCTAAGGCTCGGGAGGAATTTCTGTCGCAGTTGGTGGTATTGCCACAAGGCAGCCACCTGACTTTGCATGCCGGTAAGCGCAAGCTTGGCCTCAAGCCGACCGATCTGGATAACTTCCGGGGTGAGCGCGGTCGCCGCGGCAGTATGCTGCCGCGAGGTTTGCAGCGGGTGACCCGCTTGGAAATTGATGCTCCGCAAGCGCCTGAAGCGGAATAA
- a CDS encoding outer membrane channel protein (COG1538) has translation MKKLLPLFVSFALGGLSHTALADDLAEIYQQAKQNDPQLLRAAADKDTAFEAINSTRSALLPQINLTAGYNIARMDGDADGFNGGLTLDQSIYNRASWVNLDISEKVARQSDAFYATSQQNLILRVSDAYFAVLRAMDDLDFVRAEKAAVGRQLEQTKQRFEVGLSAITDVHDAQAQYDSVLADEILAENALTNSYEGLREITGQAHTDLSILDTRRFSASAPKARVLDLIKDAETENLNLLTARISQDIARDQISLAESGHLPTLSFNAGYNYDDKLASTDDGTLTAGINLALPVYTGGRVTSEVKQAQFGYVAASEDLEGSYRSVVRDVRAFYNNINASIGALRAYQQSVVSAQSALEATEAGFDVGTRTIVDVLDATRRLYDANRQLANARYDYIISQLQLKQAVGSLNEQDVLDVNAGLIRAK, from the coding sequence ATGAAAAAATTGCTTCCGCTTTTTGTTAGCTTTGCGCTTGGCGGTCTCAGCCATACTGCACTGGCTGATGATCTCGCCGAAATCTACCAACAAGCCAAACAGAATGACCCTCAGCTGCTGCGTGCGGCTGCCGATAAAGATACTGCGTTCGAAGCGATTAACTCAACCCGAAGCGCACTGCTACCACAAATCAACCTAACCGCTGGCTATAACATCGCCCGCATGGATGGCGATGCCGATGGTTTCAACGGTGGTTTGACCCTGGACCAATCGATCTACAACCGTGCCAGCTGGGTAAACCTAGATATTAGCGAGAAGGTGGCCCGCCAGAGCGATGCATTCTATGCGACCTCTCAGCAAAACCTGATCCTGCGTGTCTCTGACGCCTACTTCGCCGTGCTACGCGCAATGGATGACCTGGACTTCGTCCGTGCCGAGAAGGCAGCCGTTGGCCGCCAGCTAGAGCAAACCAAGCAGCGTTTCGAAGTCGGCCTCTCAGCAATCACCGATGTGCACGATGCCCAGGCGCAGTATGACAGCGTACTGGCGGACGAAATCTTGGCTGAAAATGCCCTGACTAACAGCTACGAGGGTCTACGCGAAATCACCGGCCAAGCACACACCGATCTTAGCATCTTGGATACCCGCCGCTTCAGCGCCAGCGCACCCAAAGCACGAGTGCTAGATCTGATCAAGGATGCCGAGACGGAAAACCTTAACCTATTGACGGCTCGTATCTCACAAGATATCGCCCGCGATCAGATTTCCCTAGCTGAGTCCGGCCACTTGCCGACCCTGTCTTTCAATGCCGGCTACAACTACGATGACAAGCTAGCCAGCACTGATGACGGCACACTGACCGCCGGTATCAACCTGGCACTGCCTGTCTATACCGGTGGCCGTGTGACCTCCGAAGTGAAGCAGGCCCAGTTCGGCTATGTGGCGGCAAGTGAAGATCTGGAAGGCTCTTACCGCAGCGTTGTCCGTGACGTACGTGCTTTCTACAACAACATCAACGCCTCTATCGGTGCCCTTCGCGCTTACCAGCAGTCGGTGGTTTCTGCCCAGTCGGCACTTGAAGCGACCGAGGCCGGTTTCGATGTCGGTACCCGTACCATCGTTGACGTCCTGGATGCGACCCGCCGTCTATATGATGCCAACCGTCAGCTGGCCAATGCCCGCTACGACTACATCATCAGCCAGCTTCAGCTAAAACAGGCTGTGGGCTCGCTGAACGAACAAGATGTCTTGGATGTTAATGCCGGTCTGATCAGAGCAAAGTAA
- a CDS encoding cyclic 3',5'-adenosine monophosphate phosphodiesterase (COG1409), with product MQNFTLPQTNRDSVVLLQITDTHLFADDGGSLLGVTTKDSFHAVLDAVDAAARPFDAIVATGDISQDHTEYSYQRFCEGIARWSQPCFWLPGNHDYQPSMQAVLPSPQIKPCHQVLAGEHWQVILLDSQVKGVPHGELSGEQLDMLDQALSAHPNRHALVLLHHHPLPAGSAWLDQHQLHNSEPFWQVVGRYPQVKAILCGHIHQELDRIHRGVRVLATPSTCIQFQPDSQDFALDQKSPGWRYLALHRDGQLDTQVHRLDGHDFTPNFDSAGY from the coding sequence TTGCAGAACTTTACTCTGCCACAGACGAACCGCGATAGTGTGGTTCTTCTGCAAATTACCGATACCCACCTTTTTGCCGATGATGGCGGCAGTTTGTTGGGCGTCACGACAAAAGATAGCTTTCATGCCGTGCTGGATGCGGTAGATGCTGCCGCGCGCCCTTTTGATGCCATTGTGGCAACGGGTGACATTTCCCAAGATCATACTGAATACTCTTACCAGCGCTTTTGTGAGGGGATCGCGCGCTGGTCGCAGCCATGCTTTTGGCTGCCGGGCAACCACGACTACCAGCCGAGCATGCAGGCGGTATTGCCCTCGCCGCAAATCAAGCCATGCCATCAAGTGCTGGCCGGCGAGCATTGGCAAGTGATCCTGCTCGATAGCCAGGTGAAAGGGGTCCCGCACGGTGAATTGAGCGGGGAGCAGCTCGATATGCTAGATCAGGCCTTGTCGGCTCATCCGAACCGGCATGCGCTGGTTCTGTTGCATCATCATCCGTTGCCGGCAGGCAGTGCCTGGCTCGATCAGCATCAGCTTCACAACAGTGAGCCGTTTTGGCAGGTGGTTGGCCGTTATCCGCAGGTGAAGGCGATTTTGTGCGGCCATATCCACCAGGAGTTGGACCGTATCCACCGGGGGGTGAGGGTCTTGGCAACTCCGTCGACCTGTATCCAGTTCCAGCCGGATTCGCAAGATTTTGCGCTGGACCAGAAAAGTCCCGGCTGGCGCTACCTTGCGCTGCACCGTGATGGGCAGCTCGATACCCAGGTCCACCGTCTTGATGGCCATGACTTTACCCCGAACTTTGATTCCGCAGGTTACTAG
- a CDS encoding 1-acyl-sn-glycerol-3-phosphate acyltransferase (COG0204) yields MFSGCSGQKEVGCGLISAHKRCFFPQPKYTSERLYAEESLMLFVLRMIAVAVFAVFMFVFGCGYCLLSPRNPKNVYIVGRHFCKMARIFGIKLELRFPEGEQPVPSVYLANHQNNYDMFTVSGAIQPRTVTVGKKSIAWMPLFGQLYWLTGNILIDRANRSKAVGTIGQVIEQIKERNVSIWMFPEGTRSRGRGLLPFKTGAFHAAIGAGVPVVPIVCSSTENVKLNKWDNGVVIVEMLPPVPVDGLTKEDVRQLSNQCRDLMAAKLEELNAEADSRSAR; encoded by the coding sequence GTGTTTTCCGGCTGTTCGGGGCAGAAAGAGGTAGGATGTGGTCTAATTTCTGCACATAAAAGGTGTTTTTTCCCGCAGCCTAAGTATACTAGCGAACGCTTGTACGCTGAGGAGAGTCTGATGTTGTTTGTATTGCGCATGATCGCTGTCGCAGTATTTGCTGTGTTCATGTTTGTATTTGGCTGTGGCTACTGTTTGCTCAGCCCTCGTAATCCCAAGAATGTTTATATCGTTGGTCGCCATTTCTGCAAGATGGCCCGTATTTTCGGTATTAAGCTGGAGCTTCGTTTCCCTGAGGGAGAGCAGCCTGTACCAAGCGTATATCTGGCGAACCACCAGAATAACTACGATATGTTCACCGTATCAGGGGCGATTCAGCCTCGTACAGTTACCGTGGGCAAGAAAAGCATTGCCTGGATGCCGTTGTTCGGCCAGCTTTACTGGCTTACTGGGAATATCTTGATTGACCGTGCCAACCGCAGCAAGGCTGTTGGCACCATTGGCCAGGTGATTGAGCAAATCAAAGAGCGTAATGTATCTATATGGATGTTCCCGGAAGGTACTCGTTCGCGCGGCCGTGGTTTGCTGCCGTTCAAAACCGGCGCTTTTCATGCCGCTATCGGCGCTGGTGTTCCGGTGGTGCCGATTGTGTGTAGTAGCACGGAAAATGTTAAACTGAATAAATGGGACAACGGTGTGGTGATCGTTGAAATGTTACCACCTGTACCAGTAGATGGGCTGACCAAAGAAGATGTCCGTCAGTTGTCGAATCAGTGTCGTGATCTGATGGCGGCGAAGTTGGAAGAGCTCAATGCAGAAGCGGACAGCCGCTCAGCACGTTAA
- a CDS encoding isopentenyldiphosphate isomerase (COG1443), translating to MIEEQVILVDPQGRELGVEEKMQAHRDGVLHLAFSVLLYRDRGNEREFLMQQRALGKYHSGGLWTNTCCSHPRQGESMEQAGIRRLAEEMGVVDIQALVDVANFVYRAELGNGLVEHELDHVLVASATDITVVPNPEEVLAYRWWPQSELQTALEQAPEHFTAWFPQVLALAETNA from the coding sequence ATGATTGAAGAACAGGTTATATTAGTCGATCCGCAGGGCAGGGAGCTTGGCGTCGAAGAAAAAATGCAGGCTCACCGGGACGGTGTCCTTCATTTGGCTTTTTCGGTATTGCTGTACCGTGATCGTGGTAACGAGCGGGAATTCCTGATGCAGCAACGCGCATTGGGCAAATATCACAGTGGCGGGTTATGGACCAATACCTGCTGCTCTCATCCGCGCCAGGGAGAATCGATGGAGCAGGCGGGGATCCGCAGGTTGGCGGAAGAGATGGGGGTTGTTGATATCCAAGCCCTGGTTGATGTGGCCAATTTTGTCTACCGTGCCGAGCTGGGTAATGGGTTGGTGGAGCACGAGTTGGATCATGTCTTGGTGGCTTCAGCCACAGATATCACGGTGGTACCGAACCCGGAGGAAGTGCTGGCTTATCGCTGGTGGCCTCAGAGTGAATTGCAAACAGCGCTTGAACAAGCGCCTGAACACTTTACCGCTTGGTTTCCGCAGGTACTGGCCCTGGCGGAAACCAACGCCTAG